CTGAATCAGTTCCTTTTCATAAACGACCTGGATCAAATGATTCGTCTGTTCAACCATCTGATTATAGGTCTGGTTCAACTCATTGATCTCAATGCTTGAAGACCTGATTTTATTTTTCTGCAGATGACCTTCTCGTGCTTTTTTCATCGTTTCAGTCAGTTTGAAAATTGGCTTTGTGATCACCGTTGAAAAACCATATGAGGCCGCTCCAAAAATAATCATGCCAAGCACAGCCGACAGTAAAATAATCAGCCCGAGCACACTCGCTCCTGAAGCAAGTGCTGTCATTGGCGTTGCAATATACGTCGTCCATCCTGTCACCGGCGACGTCTCCTGAACGAGAATATGTTCCTCCCCGTTCAGCGTAATCCGCTGCTCTCCCTCCTGATCAAGCAGTGCTTCAGCAAAATCAGAATTTGTCGTAATGACATTATCGTTCGAATCAGCAAGCACCTTTGCATCCTGATCCTCCGTCCGTTCACCGTCAGAGAACCTGAAATAATTCGGATCAATCCTGATCACCAGATACCCGCCGCTCGCAAAGCTCCGCTCAATCAGACTGATCCGCCTGATCGCAAGCAGTGAATTCGGATACTGGGGATCCTGTCCAACCCAGATCTGACGCCCCTGCTCATAATCAGCCCGCACCACCCAGTACGGCGCAACCCGATCAAATAAATATGTATCATCGAGCGGAAACAGCCTTTCATTTTCAGCACTGTACATTTCAAAAGACTGAATACCGTCAGAATACGCCTGAAATGTATTCCCGATTGTTAAAAGAGACTGCCGCTGCTGAAACGTTGCTTCCTCCCCATCATATAAACGTGTCAATAACTGCTGCACCGACTGATTCGTGGCCACCTGAGTCGTCAGCAGATCAATCTGACCATACAGTGTATCCGTCTTCCCCGACGCCTGCACCGCTGTCTGCTTCAACTGCCGCTCCGCATTATCCCGCAAAATCTGACCGCCAAAATGATAAGTCGAAACCGCAACAAACGCCAGTACTATCACCATCACAATCAGAAACACAATTGAAATCTGATTGCGCAGCGTATTATACTTCTTCAACCGCTGGACCAAAACACCCACCCCCTAAGCATTTTTCATTTACTTTACCAGACTATTTCGAATTGCGGAATAGGAGGGGGATGGAAAATGGTGTTGAGGAATAGTGAAGTAGGACTGTGAACTTTTACTTTTGGGTAAAGGAGCTATCGATTTTACGGATACAGCACTCAAATGGGAAAATACAACCTTCGTGGACGATCTAACTGCATTCACCCCGGGTGTATCGCTACCTCAATTCAGTTTATACCTACCTCAAAATCTATTTGACTTCATTCAGTGTTCTTAATAAACAAAACCCGGAGCTTCCCAAGCCCCGGGTTCCAAATCAAGCATTCAATTTAAACTTACGAACCTCACCAGCAAGCTCCTCAGCAAGCCCTGCAAGTTCATCTGCACTCGCAGAAATCGTCTCCATCGTGCTGAGTGACTGCTCGCTTGATGCGGCTGTTTCTTCAACTCCTGCTGCTGATTCCTGTGAAATGGAGGCAATTTCCTGGACGGATGCATTCATAGACTGACTGCCTTCAGAGATATCCTTCAGATTATCAGCGATCTGGTCTACCATTTGAATCATGTCGCGGATAGAGCCATTGATTTCGTTAAATTTTTCACCTGTTACAGCGATCTGTCTCGTGCCCTCATTTACTTCTTCATAGCCCTGTTCGAGTGAACCAACGACACTGCGAGATTCGGTCTGGATCCCATTTACAAATCCGGTGATATCATTCACTGAGTTTGCCACCTGTTCTGCAAGTTTCCGGACTTCATCAGCGACCACCGCAAATCCTTTCCCCTGTTCACCTGCACGTGCAGCTTCAATCGCTGCATTTAACGCTAAAAGGTTAGTCTGCTCAGCAATTTCGCGGATCACACCGACAAGCTTTGAAATTTCATTTGTCTGATGATCAAGACCGCGTACTTTGCCAACGGCCTCCGTCATTACCTGATCAATCACCATCATCTGCTGGATGGATGACTCCATCATTTGTGAGCCTTCTTCAGCACTCGTCATAACGTCACGGGATCGGTTCGAAATGTCTTCACTACGCTGCGTTGTATCCTGAATCTTACCTGAGAATTCTTCCATCGTTTCAGAAAGCGTGCCGGCATTTGTCGCCTGCGCTTCAGAGCCGGATGCAAGCTCCTGCATCGTCACAGCAATCTGCTCGCTGCCTTCACGGACTTCATTTGCAGACTGGGTCAGTTCTTCACTTTGCGCAGATACGTTTTCAGTCGCAACAGCTATTTTACTCACAACTGTTTTCAGATCTTCCTGCATTTTGTTCGTTGCGGCAACAAGCGTACCGATTTCATCTTTTCGCTTAGAAACAAGTGGTTCAAGGGTGAGGTCGCCGTTAGATACACGTTCCATTCGGGATGCAACGCGCTGGAGCGGAACGCCAATTGCACGACCCATTGTAATACCAATTGCAATTGCAGCTAAAAGCGCGACAACACCAATTGTAAAAATCATCGTTCTGCTGTTATTAAATGTTGAATTACTCTGCTGATTCAATTGATCTGCCACTTCCACAGCACGCGCCTTCAGATCCGCAAGATCACCCTGTGCCATGGCAAACAGCGTTCCAGCAGTACCAATACCACCAGCCGCCTCTTCATAATCACCTGCCTGAACCAGTTCCACATTATTTCTCAGTGAATCTGTAAACACTGACCAGTTCTCTTCAAAATTCGTCATATATTCAGCACTTTCAGGACCAGGATTCGTTGCCCAAAACTGCTCAATTAAAGAATCAATCTCCTCAATATTATTCAACGCAGCTTCAGTTAATCTCGGGCTCTCCTGAATCACCGCGCTCGTCATCTGCACGCGCGTATTCTCAGACAGCCTGATCATATCAGTCAGAATCGACAGCCCAACTACCCGATCCTCATACATCGCCTTCCCATTATCATTCACATTTCCAATCGCCACCAGACTCGAATAACCCAGCGCCACCAAAAGACCCGCAATAATCAAATAAGAAACGATCAACTTCCCTCTAATCTTCAAACCCCTTACCTCCACCAGAATTTATATGTATAGTCTTATTATCGGGTATAAGGGCTTAGTTGTGAATGTTTTTTAGTAGGAAAGTTTGATATTTGTGAAGATGAGAGCGAAGTGCGGGGTCAGACCCTGCACTTCGCTCTCAAAAAACGTCGAATGTCATAGAGTAGACAATCGACGTATGTATCTTCCAGTTTGAAGTAGCAATACACCCGGATTGAGTGCGGTAAGATGGCGACTGAGTGTTGTATCACGCCAGTTGACTGCAGTATCGCTACAATCGACAGCTCTCTTCCTCTACCGAAGGCCAGGGTCTGACCCCTACTCCCCCTACTCCGCTCCCCCGTCCCAACAAAAAAAGACACCTCCCAAAGAGATGCCTCCTCACTCAACCACTAATATCAACGTTCCCACCCAAATGAGGCTGTGCCACATGCTGAACCGCCTTCACCTGAGAACTATTCAGCATCTGAATCATCGACGCTGCATTCTGTTCTGCATGATTCATCGTTTTCTTCATCATCGCAAGCGACGCATCCTGCTTCACCTTGCCATGACTCAAGCCAATTGATAAAGCTGCAATATCCACCTAAACCCCTCCTTACTGCGTTAAGTAATCCTTGTACGTCTCTACAATCGCCTGATCCAGCTTCTTAAATGCTGGAATCATTGACACCTGCAGCATCTCTTTCGCCTGCTCAAACTCCTGCTCCGAATAAGCAGCAACGATCTGATTCGCCACTTTCACTACCTGATCAAAATGAACAACAAGTTCTGCCGGCGCAGTTGGCTTAATCGCAGCTTCAATCTGCGCATAACCCTTCATCGCCTCTTCAAACATATATACAGACTGCTCAAACTGTCCTTCATTGATCAACCGCTGTGTGTGCTCAAGTGCCTCTAAAACCGTCTCACCCAACTCTTTCGTTCTAACGACAACTTCTCTGAATCTCTCATCCATACAAACCGCTCCTGACAGAAAAAGCCTGAGGGATCATCCTCAGACTCATTTAATTTCTCTTATCGTAAAATACACCATCTGTAGACTCGGACTCTGCATATGGATTGTTATACTTCGACGCAGATTTTTTCTTATGGCCCGTATCTTTAATATCCTTCTGGATCTCTAAACGCAATTCCTGCATACATGCGTCGATTTTCTGATTCCAGGCCATGATATCCCCAGCCAGCTTCTTTTCATCAGCTGTCTCAGGAACCTTCACATCTTTCAGTATGCTCTCCCGTTTAGCTAAAAGCTTTTCAACCTGATCAATTTTCGTATCCCGATCCTGATCAGACTGTACAACTGTATAAAGTGCCTTCGTTAATTCATAACACATTTCAAGACTCATTAAACCGTTCCGCCTGCTCCAACCTGCTGCAGTTTGCGATTTTCTTGGATCACCTGTTTCCAGACATCGCGGAATTCCGTTACAAAGCCTGAAACTTCATCTAAAATTTCCGTGCTGCCCTTCACGTTCGCTTCCATCAGACGGCTGATTAAAAAGTCATATAGCGCCAGCATATTTTTTGCCACTTCCTGCTCTGTCTTAAGCGTCACAGATAGCTCGCGTAAAATGGCCTGTGCCTTTTGGATATTGATATTTTTCTGTTCAATGTTATTCTGCTCGATCGCCATTTGCCCCTGTTTAATAAACTTCAGACAACCGTTATAAAGCATTAGCGTCAGTTCCCCGGGGGAAGCTGTATTCACCTGATTATTTGCATATGCCTGCTGTGGATTTCTTACCATGCTGCCACTCCTCTATGTTTAAAATCCTGAACTAAATTGTTGCATCAAATAAGCTGATTGGTTGTTCGCTTGCTGAATTGCTTTCTCCATCGCTGTGAACTGTCTCCAATAGCGATCTTCCACTTGAATCATTCGGTCTTCAAAGCGTTTGATTCTGTCATCCACATCATTCAGGTTCCGTCCGATTGAAAATTGCTGATTTGTTGAAAACTGATTACCTGCTTTTCGACGCAATTCATCCATCGTGGTATTGACGGTATCCGTCAATCTGTGTAGAATACCCTTTGCTCCATCTTCTCCAGCATTCGATCCGCTTTTAAAAAGATTTTCTACTGCTTCTGGATCATTACTTAACGCTTCCTTCAGTTTTGCTTCATTTATCACTAGCTTACCGCCTTCTCTAAAATTGGAAGTGGTTGTAATTCCGATGGACGCCAGTTGGCTGAATAAAAGATTAGTTTCGTTATTTGAAACAGGTGTGTAGAAGTCCATTCTCATAGCTGAAAGTGTACCTGTTAAAATTGAGTCTCTTCTAAGTAGACCACTTCTTGCTTTTTCT
This region of Jeotgalibacillus malaysiensis genomic DNA includes:
- a CDS encoding histidine kinase, whose product is MVQRLKKYNTLRNQISIVFLIVMVIVLAFVAVSTYHFGGQILRDNAERQLKQTAVQASGKTDTLYGQIDLLTTQVATNQSVQQLLTRLYDGEEATFQQRQSLLTIGNTFQAYSDGIQSFEMYSAENERLFPLDDTYLFDRVAPYWVVRADYEQGRQIWVGQDPQYPNSLLAIRRISLIERSFASGGYLVIRIDPNYFRFSDGERTEDQDAKVLADSNDNVITTNSDFAEALLDQEGEQRITLNGEEHILVQETSPVTGWTTYIATPMTALASGASVLGLIILLSAVLGMIIFGAASYGFSTVITKPIFKLTETMKKAREGHLQKNKIRSSSIEINELNQTYNQMVEQTNHLIQVVYEKELIQNRAELKALQAQINPHFLFNTLNALYWLLEEKEESELAEHVITMSELFRYTIANGKRKNEWVTLQDELEHAERYISVMKMRFGERLKWKIILPDQTKTIQIPKLMIQPLVENAIMHGIEGKVKPGEIKIEVAETETDRVMVMVSDDGPGMSDELLNQVTEAMKAEGISSKKGNGVALANVHHRLLLHFAGHETGGLKIDSVEGKGTMVYFELPYYESKGERFG